In one window of Pseudobacteroides sp. DNA:
- the purR gene encoding pur operon repressor: MDKLQRNERIGILMKLLTDSPGKIFTLGNFMEITGSAKSTISEDIDIIQDILDKFDLGMIVSIPGASGGIRYIPSISSEKADSVTRILCEELSKKERILPGGFVYMLDVIYNPVKTENIGRIFTRQFYKKDVDYVITVETKGIPLAFATARFLNVPLIIVRHNNEATDGASVNINYVSGSKKKLQTMVLSLKALKRNSKLLFIDDFMKGGGTAKGIMELAKEFECEVAGIGVLIKTAVPDKKLVDDYFSILTLDTVDEEKGIINISPSK, from the coding sequence ATGGATAAACTTCAAAGAAACGAACGTATTGGAATTTTAATGAAATTATTAACCGATTCGCCTGGAAAGATTTTTACCCTTGGAAACTTTATGGAAATTACTGGTTCGGCAAAGTCTACCATAAGTGAAGATATTGATATAATTCAGGATATATTGGATAAATTTGATCTTGGCATGATAGTATCCATACCGGGTGCTTCCGGCGGCATAAGATATATACCTTCAATCAGCAGCGAAAAGGCTGATTCGGTTACCCGAATTCTTTGTGAGGAGCTCTCCAAGAAGGAGAGGATACTTCCAGGCGGGTTTGTTTATATGCTCGATGTGATATATAATCCCGTAAAAACAGAAAATATTGGGCGTATTTTTACAAGACAATTTTATAAAAAAGATGTCGATTATGTAATAACTGTTGAAACCAAGGGTATACCACTGGCTTTTGCAACCGCAAGATTTCTCAATGTGCCCCTCATTATAGTAAGGCACAATAATGAGGCCACTGATGGAGCTTCAGTTAACATAAACTATGTGTCAGGGTCTAAAAAAAAGCTGCAAACCATGGTTTTATCATTGAAAGCACTAAAAAGAAACTCAAAGCTGTTATTTATAGATGATTTCATGAAGGGCGGAGGCACCGCAAAGGGCATCATGGAGCTGGCAAAGGAGTTTGAATGCGAGGTAGCAGGTATAGGGGTATTGATAAAGACCGCAGTGCCGGATAAAAAACTGGTAGATGATTATTTTTCAATACTTACCCTTGATACTGTCGATGAAGAAAAGGGTATAATAAATATAAGCCCCAGCAAATAA